The window ctctctgtctctagctctctctgtaattctctttcaaataaataaaataaatcttaaaaaaaaaaactaagtctgAAAGCAAGAATGCAGGCCGTGGCcttcataatttttatattggCCACACATGAAAATAGCAATACTTTCGATATACAGGATTCAAAAAAATGTCTTATTAGAGTTAATTCTACCtgtttctgtttggttttttGAATGTGGCTGCTGGAGATTGGAGATTCCACCTGTGGCTCCTGTTACGCTCCTATTGGCCAGAGATGGTCTGTTCCCTCCTGCTGAGCTATCATTGTCTCCCAACAGAAGACACCACCTGTGATGGCCTCTCTGCCCTTGTGCTTCTCCTCCAGAAAGGAGCCAAAGGTTCCTCTGGCCCCAGCAGGCAGAATTTTTCCCGGAAAGCTCACACAACAGAGCGGGAGGTGGCGGGAGGCATTTTCCCCAAGAGCCCAAAGCAGAGGGATGTGACCCCTCTGCCGTCCCCCACTCCCGTCAAGAACCAGAGAGAAGTAGGTGCTGGTGCACAGGACCtggcacagaaacacaaacagaaatCAGCACAATAAATGTGAGTCATACACCTTAACCCAGTATGTCCAAAATATCCTCTCACATATAACCAGTGCGAAAATAATCGTGGACGTATCTTATCCTCTTTTTTTGCACACTGAGTTGTCCATGTACCCTGCATCGCCACTCGCACGTGGCCAGTGGCGGCTGCACTGGGCCTCACGGCTCTAGAGAGCATGAAGGTCCCAACAGGGGCAAAAGCAACCGAGCGGCTGCAGGAATCCACGTGTCCACTGCTCAGGAAACCGCGAAGTCACACAACCCTAGGGACGAAAAGACTCCGGATATTTAAACCAAAAAAAGGTCAGTGAGAAAACACTGCCATGCTAAACCACGGTCCTTGTTAAATGGTGTGGGTGTGgggttttccctttttctttataCTTTGCTATTCCTTACAATGGTCCAGAAAAGTATAATCTCTAATACTGACATGGAGACATTCTTGAAATTTAGGATGATTGCAACAATGAACCGTGATGTATTTACTGGGCCACTGTCCGTCTGGCCCTGAGGTCTCCAAGAACATCTGACAACACAGCCACTTGTGGGGTAGGGGAGCTGGTCCCTAGCTAGGCAGGCACTTCCCACACCTTAACCGGGAATGTAAAAGCTACGTGCCAGCAAGGGCTGTAGGAAACTCTTCGCTAAGTCAGCAGCAGAGAAGTGTCAAGTGCATCTGTTTCGGCCGCCCGCCCCGCACCCGCGCCAGACCAAGAGTCCCTGCACAGGCAGCTGGGTGTGGGAGGAAGTGCTCAGACTCGAAAAACAGGTGATCACACGTTCCTTCGGCATGTGCAAAGTATGAATCAGATCCTTGACACAATGCCTGCCTGGGACACACAGGCACGGCTCTACAATGTAGCCCCACCCCTCGTCCGCACAAGCAAACACACGTGTATACATGCGCATGAACACACAGCCTGGAACAGCCATCGAGGTCCAGGGATGCTGCCGCGCTTGTCCACGACGTGTCCATATCCCGGGAATGTGAGACGTGCAGCAGCAGCTTCAGCACAACCCCAGGGAGCCCCACGCTCGGAGGACGGCAGCCAGGCACGCTGCGGGCGGAAGGTGTGGGGTGCACAGCTGTGTTTGCCAGCTGGGCTCATCACAGACCTCTGCCGAGCATGATTGCAGGCGGGGAGGAGCCATTTCCGGCTTCCGAGATTAAAGTAATGCTGACCCATTTGCCCCAGAAGGCAATGCACTAGATGAGTGACTGCCAAGTgctgtggaggtggaggtggaggtggagggcagTGTCCAGTGACCTGGCCTCTCTTAGGGGCAGGAAGATGCTCTGAACTTGGGGTAGCCACAGCTGCACAACTCTGATCACACACAAGCCTGGGAGTTGTATGCTTTAAATGAGTTCTAGGAATAGAATCCTATCTCAGTAGAGCTGGAGTTGGTTTAGAAGTAACAAGCTCAGACATGAAAGCAACCCATCCACTCCCTTTGAGCAAAAAAGGAGGTTTTGGTCGCCTCGGGCTCTGCTTTCCCGGTGCACAGGACGGGAGTGGCCATCCGCTCCCTTATGCTACTGAAGACTCAGGTAGGAGGACCGGGGCCCCCAGAagggctgctctgctctgctaaaCACCCAGCGTACCCCTAAAGGCAGGCGAGGCAGCCTGCTGAAGGCCATGACCTTTCTCTTCCCCCGACACCTCTGGCCTCATTACAAGTGCCCTGGCCCAAGACTGCTGGAGCATCCTTCCCAGGAACTAAAGGTGAGGTGGACAGGGCAGGCCCGGGGCTCTTTTAGGGATAATGGAAAAAATGCCATCGATTGGATGACGCAGCTAGGAAGAGGGGCATTGCCCTCCACCTCCTACTGCTTTAAGTGACTCCTCCACCGAAACCCCTGGGGAAACAGAGCTGTGGACAGTCACTGGCTTTGAGATGCTTTTGAATTATTTAGGCTCCCTCTGCCTAAATAAATCCAGATTCAAAACCAGATGGCTCTGGACTCCCGAACACGGCCAGGCATCCCCTACCACTCAGCCACCGCAGCCAGCCAGAGGCATTTCAAACTTTCCCAACAGCTTCAGTTGGACGAATTGAAAGAACACAGGGTAGAGAATATGTTTGGAAACAAACAGCTGCCACGCCTCCAACCATTCCTCTCACTGTTTTCCACTTCTCAACACACTGATAGCATGGAGCAGGTGTGCCTAAGCAAGCCGAGATGGAACTCAGCACTCGGGGGAACCTTTGCCGCTGACCCCACACCCCAACACCCCCACGGGAATTTATTCTTGTAAATACCTGGCAGCCTGGAGCTCTTCCGGAACCAGGGGTGGCAGCGTCTGGTCCTGCATGTTGCCAAGTTCTGGAGGTGAGGAGACACACACCTTCCTGTCCCCGGCCGCAGTGGGGTGCTCACGCCTCGGCTGCTCCTCAGCCTGCTGGTGCCCGGCTGGGCTGCCCCCGGGCGAGGTGGCTGCATCCTCCATGGGTTGCACTGAATCAGGGAAGCCTGGGTCTTGACGGCTCCCTGGCAGAGCTGTGTCAGGAGCTGACCTGGCGAGCACCCCTGTAGGACCTGTTTCGGGCAGGTCACCTGAGGCACGTGCCCGTGTCTCACCTGGGCTCAAGATGATGTCACCCACTGCTTCTGCAGCAGGTCCTGCCACTCTGCCAGGCTCCAAGGCAGTGCCCAGCGCTTTCCCAGCTGGCGGCTCTGGGGCACTCTGCTCCCCGGGGACATTCTGCCCTCCTGCGATGCCGGCAGCACCTCCAGGCCTCCTCTCACCTCCAAGTGTGTCCAGGGTCCAGGCCTCATCGCTGGCCTCAGGCCCAGTCAGGACGTCCCCACGGGGAGAAGAGATGTCCGGGGCATGTGTGGAGCTGGGCACGTTGCCTGGACCCTCTGGGCGAGCAGGCTCCTGGGGACCGTCTCCTCTGTGCTGCCTGTCACGGGCAGCTGTCTCCTGGTGCTGCTCTCCGGAAGGAGGTCTATCGGCCACAGCCAAGGCTTCTCTGTGGCTCGTGGGAGCCACCTGCAAGTCAGCAGCTCTCTCCGCACAGGTCCCACGAGAGGAAGGGCCTGAGGCTGCAGCCTGCCCCTCGCTCCCTGACTGGGAGTGAGCCTGGGCTTCCCCAGCCCCCTCTGGCCCCTCGCTTCCCCTCGCTGTGGGTGGGACACCTGTtgtcacctcccccaccccagcacctggCAGGTTCTGCTCAGAGGCCGGCACCCTGAGACCCAGCAGCTTGTCTGGAGCTGGATCCTGGGGAACCAGAAGGGAAACCTCAGCCAACTCTTGCTTCTTCTCCATGTAGAACCCAGCAGGAAGTGCAGGCAGAGGGGGAATGGCCACACCCTGAGTCCCATCTAGAAGCTTCTCTGGGCTGAGCGCCATGGTGGGGTCCTTGCCCTGCGCAGACTTCTCAGGTCCTGGCTTTCCTGCAGGTGCACTCCGGGGCCGCTCGGAGGCCAGGACGCCCAGCACGGACTGCTCAAAGATCTTGGTGATGTGCTCCCTGAAGTCAGGGAGCCCGGCAATGGCGCTGCTCTGCTTGGAGCTTACGTCCACACCACCTGGCGTGCTCCTCTTCAGGTCGCGGGAGGCTCCTGTCCTCTCCCCGCTGCCCTCCGTCTCTCTCGCTGCCCCGCTTGCACTGGCAGGACACGCTGGGGTCTCACTGGCCTCAGCATCTACACCCGGAGCGGCCGCTGTTCTCTCCTGCCCTGCTGTCTGCTGAGCCTTGGCCGGAAGCAGCAGCCTGTCCAGGTAGGGCATGGAACCCAGGGGGGCCTCAGTGGCTCCAGCTTCGGGGCTTTCACTGCTGGGTTGCATGTTAGGGACTTCCTCACCTGCAGCTCCTGGTGGCAAGAGGGAGGTACAGGAGCCAGCAGAGAGTGTCACGGAGATGGCGTCGTCCACGGCAAGCAGGGGTCCCCCTGGGGGACAGGCGACTTCGGCAGGAGTTCTGGggcaggtctcccaggaggcagctttcACCCGGCtgtcttctgctcccttcccgGCGGCTGCACCATCGATATGTAGATAAGGAGTGTAAGGAGTGTCTGGAGCAGCCTCCACAGGGGGCGCACCCGGCAGGAGCCCCTCAGGGTTGGGCACAGCCTGCTGGGCGGACatatccactgcactcctgggggcCCCGCGCAGCTCTCCGGCTGGCAGCCAGGCATCCTGGCAGCTGAGCGTGGGCTGCTCAGCCTGGCAGGGCGCACCGAGGGCCAAGGTAGATGCTCCCTCCTGGGGGGTGAGGCAGGGGTCAGTCTGAAGGAAGCTGCCATTGCCAGCGTCTTCTCCTGGGTGCTGGGAAGCCCGCTGCACCCCTGGGTCTCCATCAGCATTCCCACTTCTCTCGGCAGCCCCGCCTTCACTGCTTGCTGAGAAACCTCCAGGTAACTTTCGGGCCTCCGTGACGGAGCCCGGAAGCTGCTCCATCTCtagccatggggccggcactggctGCTGCCTGCCTTGCTGGGTTTCACCACACGCAGGCTGAGGGGGCGTGACAGTGGGGCTGGCAGCCACTGGGGCTGGCAAGCAGGGAGCTGCCCCTGGGAGGGTCCCTGAGTCAAGTGCATGAGCGCTGCTGCTTGCCATCTCCGGCTCGCCCAAGCCTGGGAGCCCGGGCCAAGCCAAGGCAGCTTCAGAGACTCCCACATCCCCGGGACGTGCTTCTTCATGCCGGCCGCCTGTTCTTGAAGCATCGGCCAGGTCCTGCCAGGGCttgtcctgcccctgcccagcctggtcatattcctttccattcacatcGCCTGCAAGATTGGAGTCTTCCAAGGCGTGCTCTGCAGGAGGCGAGACCCCTGAGGGCTGACCTCTGTCTGCTCCCTCTTGCTCATCTGCCCCCTGCACCAGCAGCTTCTGTTCTTTGGGGGCGGCCGACTCTGAGTCCTCTGCAGGAGAAATCTCTGGATCTGCCTTCCTGGGAGATGAACTTGGACCCTGAGACACACTGCCCTCGGGGGGCTCACGTGGGGGTTCTGAGCCAGAAGCCTGCTCCTGTCCTCCGGGAGTAGGTGAGCACGCAGTCCCGCAAGGTTCCACAGGTACAGGTACACGGGGCATCTCAAAGCCTGCATCACCTGGAGAAGTCTCTTTCCCACTGTCGGGCGGGTGGGGCTTCTGTTTGAGCACATCAGAGATCGGAGTTTCTGGGTCCAACTGGGAGGACTCCAGACGGCTTTTAGCAGACTGCGGGGGCCTCTCCGATGTGGCCCCTGTGGTCTGGGTGTTGCCTGAGACGGATGGATCTCCCTGCCCATCTCGCTCCAGGTCAAGCGTGGTGAGTCCAGGGGCCACTGTCGGGTTCTCCCCATCCTGGGGAGGTGGCCCATCAGCATGAACTTCCTGTCCAGCTGCACCGCACCCCAGCCCACGGGGTTGGCCCAGGGGTGCGGTCGGCAAGCCCTCCCTGTCACAGCTGCCCGTCAGCGTGGTTTCTGGAGCGCTCTCCTGGGCCTCGGGTACAACCTCTGCAGCGGGCCTTGCTGCGAAAGCTGGATTCTCAGATTCTAAGGCAGATCCTGAGCCCCCCTCACCCTGAAGGATGTCGGGACATTCGCTCTGTGACCCCGGCTGCTCCCCGATGGCTCCTTCTGAAACAGTGCGctcagcagctccatccagggcagggccctcctcCTCACGGAGCCTGTGCAGCGCGGCAGCTGAATGGGCTGCGTGGGTTTCGGccagcacctgcctccctgcctctgctggtgGGCGCCCAGGCCCTTCTGCCCTTCTGGGTGGCCCgtctgcgcctgcgcctgcgcctgcgccagGAAGAGCTCTGCTGTCTGCACCGCCTGTTGCCTTCGGGGCCACATCGTCATCCACCTCCAGATCAGGCTTGCCGTGGAAGGCCTGGGACTCCTGTCCCCCCCAGTGCCCAGGATCCGCCCCACCAGAAGGCTCTGGGGCTTCTTCCCGTGCCCTCGGGTTGGCTCCAGGGGGTCTGCTtgcttcctgggcccctgctgggctCTCAGCATCTTCAGGAACCTCAACGCCACCCTTTGGCCCCAGTGGGCTCCTGGAACTTTCGCTTAAtgtgctgggagggggagggggagggggcagcccccCTGCTGGGACTGTGTGCCTTTGCTCCCTGGTGGAGCACTCCCCCTTCTCCTGGAGGGATGGGACAGGCACGTCCCCAAGGCTCCCTTCTGGATGCCCTCGCTCATTTCCTGGATCGGATGCTTGCTTCTCCGATCCTGCCAACCCTGCGTCCACCAACTCTTCGGCTGGATCTGTAGAAACCGGCAGCTCGGCTCCGGAAACGGGCTCGCTGGCCAACCTGCTGGATGCTCCCGCGGCAGCCGGCAGGGAAGCGAGGCTTGAAGCTGGATGCACTCCCCCTGGCAGGGAGGACTCCACGCTCAGCACCCCTCCTGCAGGCTGGCCTCCTGCGGCCACAGGGACAGCTTCCTCTGGCTCAAGTCCCCCTGTCCCGGTCCGCAAATCACCTTGAGCCGTGCTAGTGTCCAGAGTTTCCGTCCAAGAGCCACCGGCCCCTGCTGCCGGGGCAGGGCTCGGCATGTCCCTGGGCAGCTCTGTGTGTGGCAAGTGGTCCCTGGGTGGCTGCTGGCAGCCTCCCTGGAGCACGGCCTCCCCTTCGGCTTCTCGGGAAGCCCCTGAATTACTCTGAAAGGGGTGGCCCCTCTCGAGGAACTCCAAGCTATCAGCTGGACCCCAAGGTGAGTCCTGCACTTGGCACTTGTCTCCGTCTGAGGCTCTTTGGGAGGGACGTGGTGGGGGCAGCGCCTCTGGTTTGAGGGGCGACTCCTCCCGGCTGGCCGAGCGCTCCGGGGGCAGGGCCTCTGGTTTGAGGGGCGACTCCTCCCGGCTGGCCGGGCACTCCTCGCctggctgggctgcagcaggtgccaCGCCCTGACTGAACTCTGCACCCTGTGAGCCTGCAGGCCGGTCCCCCTCTGCACACAGCTGGCCCTTCACCGGCTCTCCGGGAGGCACTGGGGGATTTCTAGACGACCGCTCAGCACAGCTGGAGGAAGAGGTCTTCTGTCCCTCTACATCCtccagctcactctctctcccagcGCTGGGGACGATGGCAGCCACGATGTGCGGAGCAGGGCTGTCCCCTTCCAGGGCCAAGGCTGTCCCAGCATCCCCTGGGGCACTCGGGGACGGTCCCCTCCTGGGGAGCTGAGCGAGGGGACCATCTTCAggtgctgctgctggcctggcagAGCAACCTTCCGGGGGGCACTCGGCGAACGGCATAGCGGGCCGctcctgctcccagggcagcggCGGGCTGGGCAGCGCAGAACCTTCCAGCCCCTTGGCTTCCTGTGGGCGCTTCCTCGGCTCGGTCACCTCTGGGGACGCGATGCAGGGATCCGGGCCGGCGGCActctcagaagtggagcaggagcctCCGCGCCCAGTGCTGCCAACAATGAAAACACTGAATGTTTCACTGGTTCTCACGGAAACCAAGGACAGAGCCACACTGCAGGCAGGCTCGCTCCCAACCCtcctccccaaaaggccaccagGTGCCTCAGCCACAGCCAGAGTCCCCACGCAGCCCTCAGCCTCTACCCCCCAACATAGCCATGCCACATGCCCTCACTTTCTCCAAAAAGAACCAATGCAATGCGTCACAGTCAGTGTGGGACTTGCTATGCTCATCAGTAGTGAATATGGAAACACAATCGTACTTGTCTAAAATGCAAGAAGCCCAGAAAGTTTTTAACAAGAAGAAATCATaagagggttttgtttgtttgtttagttgttgctgatttttttttttcagatttatttgaaggtcagagttacagagaaagagggagagatggacagagagggatcttccatctaatggttcgctcctcagatggctgcaatggccagggctaggccaggccaaagccaggagccaggagcttcttccaagtctcccacatggctggcagggacccaaggacttgggtgtcttccactgcttttcccagcgcattagcagggagtggatcagaagcagagcagtcagaacactaaccagcacccatatgagatgctggtgttataggcagtggcttaacacactatgccacagcatgtcAGCCCATAACAGGGACCTTGAACCAGTTCTGTAGGGATTACAAGGGGGGCTTGCACGGGGGTCCTTAAGTGTTCAGGAGAGGACACACACTCTGATAAAGCCATGGTTTGAAGGAAGAGCTAATCTTGAAGACAGCTCACTTGCATCTTCGCGTTTAACAAGTGGTACAGTGAGAGGCACAACCCAGAAATCACTTCTAGCTAGCCAGAGAATTTCTGCACGAGGCCAGTTCGTGAGGCGTATTCAACAAGTCCACGAGAAACATGCGTATCTTTCAACTCCATCTTTCTCATGAAGTCTCCTGTCCAGCTCCCGGGCTCTGAATCACCTGTGTATCCGCATTGATCTCAACATGGACATGCTTAGCTGGGCGACATGTGTATAGAAAAAAGTGTGAAGCACACAGGAAACTTAGGTCTGAATTATGGACTTGGTATAGATAACCAGTTACCCAGTAAGTATAAAATAGCTTATTGCACAGCATACTTGAACCATGTTGCAGACttctagttttatttaaaaaaacactttatggccaaaataaaatttggaagatgtagaaaaaaaatccctttagcACTTGCCACTTTGTGTTCTAATCaatttcttttcctctctatGTTTTAAGGGGGTACAATTTTTTGTCATTTCTACACAGCTGTGATTTTGCATACTGACTCCAAGCACATATCAACATTCACTCCAGGTAAAATTAACAGAAGTAGGGATTTTTCTAAGccttttactatttattttagcTCTTATAGGGAAGAATAATAGCAAAGGCAAAtgtatggaaattttttttttcttttggagctGCCTGCTACGTCCACACCTGTTTACACAGATGCAGACCCACTGAGTTCTGGGTGTGTCCGGAGGAAAGATTCTATGCTCCAcgtccactccccaaattccagcttcccacgCAAGGCACACACGTTCCATTATGATGGACGCACACAGCGGGAAGCTGACGTGCATtcctgttaaaattttttaaaatatatgcctGTGTCCCCCCAGATCCATATGTTGACTCCAGTGTGTCAAATGACCCCCAAAATGACTATTTGGAGACAAATAACGGAAATAATGGGGGTTAAACAAAGCTACGGAGGGGAGCCCCCAATCCTCCAGGACGGGTGCCTCCGTAAGGAGAGGAACAGGGGCAGGAGCATGGCACAGCAGCTGAGTCACCACTTGGGGTGCCGGCGTCCCACACCGGAGCACGTGGTTTGGGTCCcaactcttccacttccaatccagctcctgggagtGGCAGAGTGCGGCTCAAGCACTTAGACGATAAGCTGTTACCCGGGTCACCTCTCTGAGACTGAGTTCACGTGTGTGGAGCTGAAAAATGTGGTCAAAGTTTCTTTTTAGACTAAACCCCAGTAACCAGCCTGTTTCCTTGAGATTCGTCTCACGACCCCATTGACCTAaacgggggtggggagcaggtgctggaAAGTAGCTGAGTCAACGATTGAGAGCCAGGCTAGTTCAGTGGCAAAGACCTAAGGGCTCCAGGCTCCTTCCCAGCGAGAGGCACCCGCGGTGACGGCTCTGGGAGGGTCCCTGCTGTCCGAGTTTGTGTCCGAGCCTCAGAAGGACCCAGGGACCGCGCGTCTCTGTGAGATGAGAAAAGACATTGGCTTCTGCCCGTGGCTTCCTTTCCCTAACTCTTTTCCCACTGCTCCCAAAATAAATGGCAAGTGTTTGGCAGCATTTCCATTTAAAGACCAAAGGAAGAAACTTGATCTGGTGCCTTCTGAAGGTCTCCAGAGAGCCTGGGTTGGACAATGTCACATAAAGAATCATTAACTACGAGAGGCTGGGAGAACGGCAGGTGGCTAAGGACAGAGGCACAGGAAAGGAAGGACAGTTGTCCTTGGACACGAAAAACTGTGAGGGAAGCCGGCTGTCGCCCCAGCTTAAGGACTGGAGAGGGTGG of the Oryctolagus cuniculus chromosome 15, mOryCun1.1, whole genome shotgun sequence genome contains:
- the TACC2 gene encoding transforming acidic coiled-coil-containing protein 2 isoform X1 is translated as MGNENSTSDNQQEEAGSHSVILWPPNPEPLQRTSSAQSPGSLQPPGSSQDTQRKQVDAPRSPGHRDSCSTGRGGSCSTSESAAGPDPCIASPEVTEPRKRPQEAKGLEGSALPSPPLPWEQERPAMPFAECPPEGCSARPAAAPEDGPLAQLPRRGPSPSAPGDAGTALALEGDSPAPHIVAAIVPSAGRESELEDVEGQKTSSSSCAERSSRNPPVPPGEPVKGQLCAEGDRPAGSQGAEFSQGVAPAAAQPGEECPASREESPLKPEALPPERSASREESPLKPEALPPPRPSQRASDGDKCQVQDSPWGPADSLEFLERGHPFQSNSGASREAEGEAVLQGGCQQPPRDHLPHTELPRDMPSPAPAAGAGGSWTETLDTSTAQGDLRTGTGGLEPEEAVPVAAGGQPAGGVLSVESSLPGGVHPASSLASLPAAAGASSRLASEPVSGAELPVSTDPAEELVDAGLAGSEKQASDPGNERGHPEGSLGDVPVPSLQEKGECSTREQRHTVPAGGLPPPPPPPSTLSESSRSPLGPKGGVEVPEDAESPAGAQEASRPPGANPRAREEAPEPSGGADPGHWGGQESQAFHGKPDLEVDDDVAPKATGGADSRALPGAGAGAGADGPPRRAEGPGRPPAEAGRQVLAETHAAHSAAALHRLREEEGPALDGAAERTVSEGAIGEQPGSQSECPDILQGEGGSGSALESENPAFAARPAAEVVPEAQESAPETTLTGSCDREGLPTAPLGQPRGLGCGAAGQEVHADGPPPQDGENPTVAPGLTTLDLERDGQGDPSVSGNTQTTGATSERPPQSAKSRLESSQLDPETPISDVLKQKPHPPDSGKETSPGDAGFEMPRVPVPVEPCGTACSPTPGGQEQASGSEPPREPPEGSVSQGPSSSPRKADPEISPAEDSESAAPKEQKLLVQGADEQEGADRGQPSGVSPPAEHALEDSNLAGDVNGKEYDQAGQGQDKPWQDLADASRTGGRHEEARPGDVGVSEAALAWPGLPGLGEPEMASSSAHALDSGTLPGAAPCLPAPVAASPTVTPPQPACGETQQGRQQPVPAPWLEMEQLPGSVTEARKLPGGFSASSEGGAAERSGNADGDPGVQRASQHPGEDAGNGSFLQTDPCLTPQEGASTLALGAPCQAEQPTLSCQDAWLPAGELRGAPRSAVDMSAQQAVPNPEGLLPGAPPVEAAPDTPYTPYLHIDGAAAGKGAEDSRVKAASWETCPRTPAEVACPPGGPLLAVDDAISVTLSAGSCTSLLPPGAAGEEVPNMQPSSESPEAGATEAPLGSMPYLDRLLLPAKAQQTAGQERTAAAPGVDAEASETPACPASASGAARETEGSGERTGASRDLKRSTPGGVDVSSKQSSAIAGLPDFREHITKIFEQSVLGVLASERPRSAPAGKPGPEKSAQGKDPTMALSPEKLLDGTQGVAIPPLPALPAGFYMEKKQELAEVSLLVPQDPAPDKLLGLRVPASEQNLPGAGVGEVTTGVPPTARGSEGPEGAGEAQAHSQSGSEGQAAASGPSSRGTCAERAADLQVAPTSHREALAVADRPPSGEQHQETAARDRQHRGDGPQEPARPEGPGNVPSSTHAPDISSPRGDVLTGPEASDEAWTLDTLGGERRPGGAAGIAGGQNVPGEQSAPEPPAGKALGTALEPGRVAGPAAEAVGDIILSPGETRARASGDLPETGPTGVLARSAPDTALPGSRQDPGFPDSVQPMEDAATSPGGSPAGHQQAEEQPRREHPTAAGDRKVCVSSPPELGNMQDQTLPPLVPEELQAASACPAAARVDLAAPASGLAALPSAPAVHGAEASTSSCQDLVQDASRSSDSEEAFETPESTTPVKAPPAPPPPPPEVIPEPEVSAPPPPEEPGCSSETTSVADGPRHDSVEGSPFRPPSHSFSAVFDEDKPIASSGTYNLDFDSIELVDSFQSSEPRSPDAKAPECPGGSRRKSTDSVPACKSSLPRSLSLQAGDFDGASCAAGPEAAALAPDAYGTGSSSASSTLKRTKKPRPPSLKKKQTTKKPTETPPVEETQPEPAGEGPVLTKEHVASETKTEPAKPEGSRSASSEESPPEPAACPPDCEGAEGASAPASAGGRVQNSPTVGRKALPASTAPEAAAVTPAESGGAGDSPARGLSVRLEFDYSEDKGGWDSQGDGTPASKKTGKKPVAKMPLRRPKMKKTPEKLDNAPASPTSSPAEPSDIPMAKGTYTFDIDKWDDPNFNPFSSTSKMQESPKLPQQSYTFDPEACDESVDPFKASSKTPSSPSKSPASFEIPASAIEAGAMDGDGLNKPAKKKKTPLKTMVEDVMSVCSLFDTFRVKKSPKRSPLSDPPSQDPTPAATPETPPVISAVVHATDEEKLAVTNQKWTCMTVDLEADKQDFPQPSDLSTFVNETKFSSPTEELDYRNSYEIEYMEKIGTSLPQDDDAPKKQALYLMFDTSQESPVKSPPARVSDSPTPCSGSSFEETEALVNTAAKIQHPVTRGLAPSQEPPMQAPEKPSQKELEAMALGTPAEADEITAPDAAFASADALLSRLAHPTSLCGPLDCLEPDLAEKNPPVFAQKLQEELEFAIMRIEALKLARQIALASRSRQDAKREAAHPTDVSISKTALYSRIGASDVDKPAGLLFRQPDLDAALQMARAEIITKEREVSEWKDKYEESRREVLEMRKIVAEYEKTIAQMIEDEQREKSVSHQTVQQLVLEKEQALADLNSVEKSLADLFRRYEKMKEVLEGFRKNEEVLKKCAQEYLSRVKKEEQRYQALKVHAEEKLDRANAEIAQVRGKAQQEQAAYQASLRKEQLRVDALERTLEQKNKEIEELTKICDELIAKMGKS